A single Diceros bicornis minor isolate mBicDic1 chromosome 7, mDicBic1.mat.cur, whole genome shotgun sequence DNA region contains:
- the BTG4 gene encoding protein BTG4, which translates to MRDEIATTVFFVTRLVKKHDKLSKQQIEDFAEKLITILFETYRSHWHSDCPSKGQAFRCIRINNTQNKDPILERACAESNVDFSHLGLPKEMTIWVDPFEVCCRYGEKNHPFTVASFKDRWEEWELSQQISYAVNRASLDDYSGNFSDEEGCNQEPQIIPKVNNPKSIYQVENLKRPFQSWFQIPRKKNMVDARMGLLGNAYHALHKNPKGHRPAIHRVDRYHWVNTNR; encoded by the exons ATGAGGGATGAAATTGCAACAACGGTTTTCTTTGTCACAAGATTGGTGAAAAAGCACGATAAATTGAGTAAACAGCAAATAGAAGACTTTGCAGAAAAGCTAATTACAATCTTGTTTGAAACATACAGAAGTCACTGGCACTCAGATTGCCCTTCTAAGGGGCAAGCCTTCAG GTGTATCAGGATAAACAATACTCAAAATAAAGATCCCATTCTAGAAAGGGCTTGTGCTGAAAGTAATGTGGATTTTTCTCACCTGGGACTTCCAAAGGAGATGACCATATGGGTAGATCCCTTTGAAGTGTGCTGTAG GTATGGTGAGAAAAATCATCCATTTACAGTTGCTTCTTTTAAAGACAGATGGGAGGAATGGGAACTCTCCCAACAAATCAGTTATGCTGTGAATAGAGCCTCGTTAGACGACTACTCGGGCAATTTCTCCGATGAAGAAGGTTGTAACCAAGAACCTCAGATTATTCCTAaagtcaacaatccaaagagtaTTTATCAG GTTGAGAATTTGAAACGGCCCTTTCAATCTTGGTTCCAAATCCCCCGCAAAAAGAATATGGTGGATGCCCGTATGGGCCTCCTAGGAAATGCTTATCATGCTTTGCATAAGAACCCTAAGGGTCATAGGCCTGCTATACACCGAGTGGACAGGTACCACTGGGTCAACACAAACCGATAA